GTATTAACGCAATCATAAAAATACCTTTTGAAAGAGCATTTTTTCGAATAATccatattatttaataaatttagaaatttatctttattttcattaaatataatcaattttattaactcCTCAGGTTTATGGAAGTTAACAAATAATGGCATATCAGGAGAAcaatattcctttttaagctGATTATTTACACTCTTATTAGgtaattcaaaaattttcttgaTAATACCATTGGAAaggctatattttttatttttaaaataaaaccaGAAATGTAAATCATTGCAGCATTTTATAGAATCATTATTATTGGGAtcattacataaaaaaagttttcttaaaattttcttacaCACAATTATTTCTACatcatttataaatttcGTAGTTTCAtcacataaatttaaaatatctatatttttatccaCAGATTGATCCAATATATCATAccaatttaatatttcttctaAAAGTGGAtactataaataaaaaatacataaataatttatttaatggaaaaactttttgcactaaattata
This sequence is a window from Plasmodium cynomolgi strain B DNA, scaffold: 0748, whole genome shotgun sequence. Protein-coding genes within it:
- a CDS encoding hypothetical protein (putative); translated protein: YPLLEEILNWYDILDQSVDKNIDILNLCDETTKFINDVEIIVCKKILRKLFLCNDPNNNDSIKCCNDLHFWFYFKNKKYSLSNGIIKKIFELPNKSVNNQLKKEYCSPDMPLFVNFHKPEELIKLIIFNENKDKFLNLLNNMDYSKKCSFKRYFYDCVNTYHDLNEQYCSKEKRDLDSNKGTCEILDSFIDLYNPFFQVAKSGGYVLPNLSSSKSNDAFSCTPVETKLESFSTAFNNSDKLTTHSIPTAIGTMAGIPPFLWLIYRRYHIICT